A segment of the Panacibacter ginsenosidivorans genome:
AAAACAACAAAGAAAAAGTATGTACCAGGCAACAGATACCCTGGTTAAGCTTTCGTTGCGTCGCACTCTTGTACTTTTGGGTTTACAATCGTCAGTTAATATTCCAGACATATTGAAGTTACGTCCCGCTGCACATAGTGCAAAACCTTTAATAATGTTATTCTACTACTCATACTTTAGGCAAAAGATTTTTCTGCTGCAACAAGCCGTAATTTTGCGCCGAACAAAAAAAGTGATTGTATGGATCTTTCTTCATTGTACCGGCGTGCATTAGATTTTGAATTCCTTAGTGTGGAAGAAGGTGTTTTTCTTTTTCACCAGGCACCGTTGGCCGACCTTATGTTTGTAGCCAATGAACTTAGGAAAAAGCAGGTGCCGCATGGAAAAGTTACCTGGCAGATAGACCGTAATGTAAATACCACCAATGTGTGTATTGCCAATTGTAAATTCTGTAATTTTTATCGCATTCCCGGCCATGCAGAAGCATATATTACAGATATGGATACTTACCGTAAGAAGATAGAAGAAACATTTAAATACGGAGGAGATCAGCTTTTATTGCAGGGTGGGCATCATCCGCAACTGGGCTTGGATTTTTATACAAAAACTTTCCGCCAGATAAAACAGGAATATCCAATACTAAAGTTGCATGCCTTAGGGCCACCCGAAGTAGCACATATTTGCAAGCTGGAAAAAATGAGTCATCATGATGTGCTTGTAGCATTGAAAGAAGCAGGATTAGATTCACTGCCCGGCGCAGGTGCAGAGATATTAATTGATCGTGTAAGAAGGCTGATCAGCAAAGGAAAATGCGGGGCAGATGAATGGC
Coding sequences within it:
- the mqnC gene encoding cyclic dehypoxanthinyl futalosine synthase is translated as MDLSSLYRRALDFEFLSVEEGVFLFHQAPLADLMFVANELRKKQVPHGKVTWQIDRNVNTTNVCIANCKFCNFYRIPGHAEAYITDMDTYRKKIEETFKYGGDQLLLQGGHHPQLGLDFYTKTFRQIKQEYPILKLHALGPPEVAHICKLEKMSHHDVLVALKEAGLDSLPGAGAEILIDRVRRLISKGKCGADEWLAIMHEAHKLNITTSATMMFGHVETIEERFIHLARIREIQAKKPEHAKGFLAFIPWTFQDVDTLLARIRGVHNLTSPDEYIRMIALSRIMLPNVKNIQASWLTVGKQTASICLHAGANDFGSIMIEENVVSAAGAPHRFTYRSIQQAIKEAGFEPQLRNQQYEWRKIPETIVEQVVNY